TCAATATAAAAATCATCAATGGTGAAAAAGAGGCCTATTATGGTGGAACAGCAGCAGTGAATTTGTTGCATCAAAATGAGTTCGTAACGATTGATATTGGTGGGGGTTCTACAGAGTTTTGCTTTATTAAAGAGGGAAAAATCCAAGACAGCGTATCACTGAATATTGGTACAGTTCGAATGAAAGAGCTTTTTTTCACTAAAAATGACCGAAAAGGGGCGAAAGAGTACATCTTAAAAGAGATGGATAAACTCTTTATTCGTAACAACGAAGTGCCTTCAACGGCTGTTGGCATTGGTGGAACCATCAGAGCTTTAAGTAAAACCATCATGAACCTCACAGAGTATCCTTTGGATGTGTTGCATGGATTTACGTATAAGTATGAGAAGCACCAATCGCTGTTTAAAAAAATCATTGAAGCTGAAGATACCGATACATTAAAAGAGCTCAGTATCAAAAAAGATCGTTTTGACACCATTTGTGAAGGGACGTTTATCTTTGATACGATTTTAAAAGAGTTGGAAATCAAACGTGTAATTACTTCTGGAGTTGGTGTAAGAGAAGGTGTTTACTTAACCGACCTTTTACGAACTTCAAATTACCGATTTCCTGCAAACTTTAACCCAAGTGTTAAAAGCTTGCTTGACCGATATGAACTTAACTCAAAGCAGACTGCTTATTTTGGGAATAATGCTGCAAAAATCTTTGATGTATTAAAGCCCATGCATAATCTGGATGAGAAGTATAAAGTTTTTTTAATCATTGCTTCAAAGCTTCACTCTATAGGAAATACGATTAACTTCTATAAATCAAATGATAATACATTTGATTTTATCCTCAATGGTTTAAGTTATGATTTTTTACACACTTCAAGAGTGATTGTGGCACATATTATTAAGTTCTCTAAAAAGACCTTGCCCAAGCAAAAAGATATCGCTGCATATGAAGAGTTATTGCCTTCATTAGAAGATTTGCAGTGGCTCAGTTTTATGATCAGTTTGAACCTCAGTTTGAACCAAGACTACTCTCGAACAAAATATGAGTATATTTTAAACTCAAATGCTTTGATTATTAAAGCAGATGAAATCTCTTATTTAGTACAATCTACCTTAGATAAAATAGAATTACCAAGCAATTTAGAACTAAAGTTATTATGATACAAATAAATCGATTAGCGATTGTAAAGCTATCGGCCATGGGTGACATCATCCATGCGATGGTGGCATTGCAATTTATAAAACAACACTATCCTCATATTGTTATTGATTGGATTGTAGAAGAGTCCTTTAAAGGGGTGCTTCAAAACCATCCGCATATCAATGCTGTCTATACGCTCAACCTAAAAAGTATTAAAAAAAACAGACGAAAAATCTTTGAAGAGATAAAAAAAGTACGCAGTTACGCCAAACAAGAGTATGATTTGGTCATTGATGCCCAAGGCTTGATTAAATCGGCCATTGTTTCAAAGCTTTTAGGTAAAAAAGTGGCAGGTTTTTCAAAACACTCAACACGAGAAGGGTTTGCAAGTTTCTTTTACAACACAAAAATAGAGATAGCATACGATAAAAATGTCATTGAGCGAAATGCAAAAGTTTTAAGTGAACCTCTTGGCTTTGAAATCACAACTGAGCAACTTCATAATAAAGAGCCGTTTTTATATTTTGAACCTTCACAAAAAGTGGATGATTTGATTGAAAAAGAGAGTAAAACAGTGCTGTTTGTCATAGGTGCAAGCTGGCCAAGTAAAATGTACTCTAAAGAAAAATTTGTTAAAATCATTAACACTATTAAAGAGAATTGTTATGTGATTTGGGGAAGTGAAGAGGAGAAAAAGATTGCACTGTATATTGCCAGTCAATCGTGTGCAAAAGTGGCACCTAAACTCAGCCTTGATGAACTTAAAGCATTGATTTCAAAAGCAGATTTACTCATAGGAAATGATACGGGGCCAACTCATATGGCTTGGGCATTGAACCGGCCTTCCATTACGCTTTTTGGAAATACCCCAGGATACAGAAATACATACACAACAACGATTAACAGAGTGATTGAATCACACAGTGTTGTGAATCCATTTAAACTTAAAAAAGATGATTTCTCTATCAATGAAATTGATGAAGAAGCGGTTATTACCATGGCAAAAGGACTGTTAAGTGAAGACGTACTTTAGATACTATTTATACCAAGTGCTTAAAGTGCTTTTTTTAATTACTCCCAATTTTATACTCAAATATATGCTCATAGGTATTGCAAAGCTTGCAAGCAAGTTCAACAAAGAGCACATTCATATTGCTCAAGTGAATTTGGATTTGGTTTATGGTGACACCATGCCACAAGAGCAAAAAGAGAAGATTATTTATGCTTCATATAAATCATTGCTGTTTAATATGTATGAATTTATTGAAAATCAATCAATCTCTAAAGAGAAACTTTTAGCCAAAGCAAGCATTGAAAATGAACAAGTAATTTTAGATGCTTTAAAAAACAATCGTAAAATCATCTTTGTAACAGCACACTATGGTGGATGGGAACTTGCAATTCCTTATGTGGCTTTAAAGTATGGAACGCTTGCCGTTGTAAATCGTAAGATGGATAACCCTTTGATTAATGATATGTATGTTAAAGCCAGAGACAGAAACAATATCATCATGCTTGAGAAAAAAGTGGCTGCCAAAGGGATGTTAAAAGCATTTAAGCAAGGACAGTTTGTCGCAGTTGCTATTGACCAACACATGAAAAATGGGGTTGAGATAGAGTTCTTTGGTAAAAAAGTAATGGCCACAGATGCCACTGCACGTTTGGCCTTGAAGTTTGATGCGGTTATTATACCTCTGTTTGCTCAATGTAATGATTTACGAGATTATACAATAAAAGTTCATGATGCTTTAGATGCAACAAAGATTGAGTTTAAAACCGACGATCCCATCAAAGAGCTGACACAAATGCAAGCAGATGTAATCGAAAAACAGATTAAGCAGCGACCAGAATTCTGGTTTTGGCAACATAAACGTTGGAAAAAATATTATAAAGATTTATACAAAAGAGACTAAGTATGAACAACAAACCTAAATATCACCTTTTTAAAAACACACAGTATGCGTTAAGTGGTTTAGTGCATGCACTTAAAACAGAGAGTTCATTTAAACTTGAGCTTTTATGTGCGGTGTTTATTATTGCAGGGATTATTCTTATCGATGCCTCACTAACTCAAAAGATGATACTGCTTGTGACAGGTATCTTGGTTTTAATTGTGGAATTAATTAATTCAGCCATTGAAAATGTAGTGGATTTGGTTACGCTTGAAAAACACCCATTGGCAAAAGCTGCAAAAGATATTGGTTCAACAGCGGTGATGTTCTCAATTGGTTTACATGCTGCATGTTGGATTTTGGTACTTTTATGGGCATGACGTTTGAAAAACTCATAAAAAAAGAGCTGGAACAAAACAGTTCAGATATCTTTCCTTTGATTTTTGAAGACCAAAAATATTGGGTTAAACAAGCACGTGCTACTCAATCGTCGAGTCTTCATAAGTTTTATTACTTTCTGTTTCCTTTTGAAGTATTGCTTCCCGTTAAAGCTAAAACTGCACAAGAGGCACTGCAATTTGAAACCAACAAATTAAAACAGTTTAATGAACTGGGAATCACCACTCCTCATATTGCCTACCAAGATGAGCATGTTTTTGCTTTAGAAGATTGTGGAAAAAACATCAACTCTTTTATTCGAAAAAGAGATATCTCAAAAGAGCGTATGTACTTTTTTATTGATGCATTGCTTGAGACATTGGCAAAAATTCATAACAATGGACTTTTTCATGGTGGAGCTCAAGCACGTAACTTTACGTTTAAAGATGACAAGGTGTATGTCATTGATTTGGAAGACAGTTTTGAAGAGAGTATTGATTTAGAGCTTCTGCAGTTTCGAGACCTCTTGTTACTGTTGCTTTCTTTGACAAAAACGCGTGCGAGTTTTGATATGGATTATGAGTATGTGATTGAGAAGTATATTGCGCTTACAAACAACAGTTCATTTAAAATGCGATTGAAACAGTTGGCTTCAAAGATTTCTTGGCTCTATTGTATCAGCCAAATTAAATGGGTTAAAAAACTCTTAGGACGTGATGTCAAAGGTTTTTTTAAATTAATCAAAGCATTAAAAGAGTTATAAAATGAAACAGCACAATACAATGATGAGTTTGATTCTGAACAGCTTTAAAAAGTTGATGTATGCGCATCTTTTCTTTTTAGTTATTATGTCGCTGTTTCGAGCCGTTTTTGTTTGGTATTATAACCCTTTAGAAAATATTTCAGAGTATACAAGTGATGTTATCCAGGCTTTTATCTTAGGATTTCGTCTGGATTTAACCGTGGTTGGGTATATTCAAGTCATACCTACACTGCTTTTAATTGCACTTTATTACATTAAAAAAGAGCGTTTACTGCAATTTTTTAATCAACTTTTTGTGCTGTATCTGTTTGTTTGTTATGTGGCAGTGAGTCTCTTTTTAACGGCTGATTTTGGCTTTTATTCCTACTTTAAAGACCATATTAATATTATTTTCTTTGGTCTGTTTGATGATGACACCCATGCCTTGATGATTACTTTCTGGCAAAATTATCCGGTGGTATTGATACTCTCACTCTTTGTTTTATATGTAGTATTGATATTTGCCGTGGTTCGAAAAATATTTAAAAGTAACAATCGTATCATTCAAAGTTTTTTTGGACTCAAAATCTCTTTTTTAGTTTTTGCTTCGATTTTTGTACTGAACTTTTTAGCAGTACGAGGTACTGTAGGAATGTACCCTTTAGGAAAAATGATTCCAAACGTATCGACCAATGAGTTTATCAATAAAATCTCACACAATGGTTTCAGAGCATTTACCACAGCGTATGGAATACGAAAAGAGTATTTAAAAAGAAAGTATGATTTGATTGAGGCCACAGGCTTTCATCACAATATTGAAAAAGCATTTGAGTTTTACAGTGCACCACAACCAATCAATAAAGAGAATCTGTTAAGTAACATTACACATACCACTCAAAAAGTCGATGATAAAGAGTATAACGTTATTGTCATCATGGTAGAGAGTTTTGGTATGCCTATTTTAAAATATCAAAGTGATGAGTTTAACATCTTGGGTCGATTAAAAAAGCATTTTGATGAGGACACACTGTTAACTAACTTTATCTCAGCAGGTGATGGTACCATTTCAAGTTTGCAATCGCTTCTTTTAAACATACCGCAACGTCCAAAGTCATTTGCTTTCTCACAATCTATTTATAAACAGACTTCATTTACCTATTCACCTGCCTTTTTATTTAATGATGCTGGGTATGAGAGTACATTTGTGTATGGTGGAGATTTGACATGGAGAAACTTAGGCTCTTTTGTGAAGTATCAAGGGTATCAAAATATTGAAGGTAAAATCAATATTTACGAACACCTAACGAATAAAACAAAATCCAAAGAGGAGTACTTTCACCCGTGGGGAATTTTTGATGAGTATTTATATGAACACATCTTTAATAAGTTAAAAAGCGATAAGAAACAGTTTATTGTGGCTTTAAGTACCAATAATCATCCTCCGTATAATGTACCCAATGATTATGAAAGAAAATCATTGGTCTTTAATGAAAATATCAAACACCATTTAGTAGGTGACTTTGAGTTGGCACAACAACGTTTTGCTTCATATGCGTATGCCGTGGATCAAGTGGGGGCATTTTTAGACAGGTTTAAAGCATCCCCTTATAAAGAGAACACCATCATTGCTATTACTGCAGATAACAATACCATTGATGGGATTATGAAATATGATGACAATGAGTTGTTAAACTCCAAAAATATTCCATTGTATTTTTATATTCCAGAGTCTTTGAAAAAGAAATTACAGATTAATACAGAAGTGGCGGGTTCTCACAAAGATATTTTTCCAACATTGTATAACATGGCTTTAGATAATCAAGAATATATTTCTGTAGGGAGCAATTTGTTTGATGCCTCAAAAAAACATTATGGGTTTAATGGCTCTATGATTGTGAATCATGAGAACCAAATTGAGCAATTGCAAAGTTTAGAAACACAAACAAAGAGTGAGCTTTTGAATTTCTATAAAGCCAATTTAGCGATTACTCAATATCTGATCGATACGTATCACAAAGAACAAAAAGGAAGTAAATGAAAATAGTTTATATATCACGCTCTATTATTCCATCACGAACAGCAAATAGTATCCATGTGATGAAGATGTGCAATGCATTTGCTTCGTTGGGTCATGAAGTTACCTTATTGGCTCCTTGGACAAAAAAGCTTGAAGAAAAAGACATCACTGATATTTTTGAATATTATGGTGTAGAAAAAAATTTTGAGTTAAAAAAACTCTTTTCACCCAATATCAAGTATCTTAAAAAACGTATCTACTCTTTACGATGTCTGAGTGAAGTTAAAAAGATAAACCCTGATATTGTCTATGGACGAGATGATATGTTTGCATTTTATTTAACTCAAAAAAGTGGTTACTTTACTTTGTTTGAAAAGCATGAACCGTATGATGGGGAAGGTTTCAATGATTTCTTCTTTACTAAGTTTATGAATGCAAATAGAAAAAGTGCCAAGTTGGTTGTGAACTCCAATGAGCTAAGAAAGATGTACCACACTCGATGTGAACTCTCAATGGATTCAATTTTAGCAGCGAATAATGGTACGAATCCCATTGCCGATGAAAAAATACCTGAAGGCATGACATTAGATACAAACAGAGTTCATATAGGATATGTAGGAAGCCTATTTAAAGGTAGAGGTATTGATATCATCATTGAATTAGCAAAACGTATCCCAAGTGCTGATTTTCATATCATTGGTGGGAAAGATAAAGATTTAGAGTTTTGGAAGAGTCAAGTAAGCTTAGACAATCTGATTTTCTATGGTTTTGTTGAACCTAAAGAGACTTATAAATACAGAAATATGTGCGATATTTTATTGGCACCGTATCAAAGTGATGAAGAGGGAAATCGTTCAAGTAGATATATGTCTCCTATTAAACTGTTTGAGTATATGTCTTCAAAAAAAGCGATTGTCTGTTCAAACTTTAAAGTGGTCTATGAAGCGTTGAATGATGAGTGCGCTATGCTTGTAGAGAGTTCAAACTTACAGCAGTGGGAAGAGGCTGTTCATACTTTGATGAATGATAAAGATAAAAGAGAACAACTGGCAATCAATGCGTATGAAAAGTTCTTGAAGTATCATACATGGCAAGCAAGAGCTCAAAAAATTCTTGAGTATATTGAATCAAACAGATGATTGATTTAGATAACTTAACGGCTATTGGTAAAGGAACAAATCGTACCTGTTATGCCTATCCTCAAAAGAGTGATTTATGTATAAAGGTCACTCACTCAAATGATTTTTCAGAGATGATAAAAGAGATAAAGTATTACAGATACTTGATGCAAAGAAATATCTCTTGGGAACACATCTCTTCATATCATGGCAGTATTGAAACAACAAAAGGTCGAGGGGAAGTCTTTGATTTAATCAAAGATTTTGACGGTGAAGTCTCTAAAACACTCTCATACTATTTGCAAAGTGATGAGTTGACTAAGAGTATTATTAATCCCATTCCGTTACTCAAAGAGTTAAAAGAGTACACATTAAAAGAGTTGGTGGTCGTAAAAGATTTAAATACAAAGAACATGCTCTATCAAAAAGTCAGTGAACATGAAGCAAGATTGGTTTTGATTGATGGTGTATTGAACAATGACTATTTGCCATTTACAAAATATATTGACTATTTTACACGTAAAAAGATTCTACGGCTTTGGAATCGATTTGAAAACTCATTGCCTAAAAAGTATGAGTTTAACCTCTACTTTTTAGAGTTATTAAACGAGTAGTTCCAAATACTCATTTTTTTCACGTTCTGGCGCAAATATTTTTAGCGCTTTTTCGTGATTTTCTTGTGCCATTTTTTTCTCACTCTCAAGGTTTTGAGCGACACTTAAAAGCTCTTTTTGCAACTCTTGAACCGTATTTTCATGGGTTAAATGAATATGAAACCCCAAGGTTTTAAACTCAGGTGATGAGGTGTCATTGTAAATAATTGGAATGAGTCCAAATCCCAACGCTTCAATGATGGCATTACTCATCCCTTCTCCTAAGCTAGGGAATATAAAAACATCACTTTGTTGTAAATACTCTTTGACTTTGGTGGTGTACCCCACAAACTCAACATTTTGTTTTATATCTGAATCATCCAGATAGTTTTGCATTGTTTCTAAGTAGTTTTTATCTTGGATGTCTCCTAAGAACTTCAGCGTAAAAGGAATACTGTTTTGTGTTAAAATCTCACACGCTTTTATAGCTTCAAACTGTCCTTTCCCAGGGTGAACTCGTCCCACATGAATTAAGTCAAGATGTTTTGTATAGGCTTTAAAGTCAACCTCTTCTTGCAGTTTTAAAGAGGAGTAAATCCGAGTAACTTTTGCACTGTTTGCAATGGGTAAAATATCGATGATATTTTGTTTCATGTAGTCGCAATTGCCAACGTATGTTTTCACATTGCTGTAAAAAAGTTTGTGTAAAAAATCTTTTTTAGAAGTGGTCTTTTTTGACCCTTGTCTGATAATAAAGTTAATGTCCAATCCCAGTGTAGCAAAATAGAGAGATTTCATCTCTGATGCACCTAAGAAGATGATGTTTTTTATCTTGTTTTGTATGAGAATAGTACGAACTTGTTTGATAAGAGAGAAACTAAAGTTACTTGAAAAGTCAGCATAAAATGGAGTGATAGGATGGTTTTCAAAATGCTCTTTTCGTGATGCAATAAAGCCATCTTTTTTTCCAATAAAAAAGGTGTTTACATCACTGCTTAAAATTCTTGCCAGTTTCACTGAAGCCAATTCCATACCACCATTAACGGGTGATAAGCAAATTATAGCTGTGTTTTGTTTCATTCAATCCCTTTAAAAAAGCTGATTATATCGTATTTAAATTAAACTTATTATATAATATTGGCTTATTATATTTAAAGGTATTTTTATTTTGAACATAACGGCTAATATTATAACACTCAATGAAGAGAACAATATTGAAGAGGTCATCAAATCAGTACAGACTGTGTGTGATGAAGTTTTAGTAGTGGATTCATTGAGTTCTGATAAAACATGTGAGATTGCTGAGCGTTTGGGTGCGAAAGTGATACATCAAGCCTATTTGGGAGATGGTCCACAAAAAGCATTTGGAGCTCCATTTGCAAAGAACGATTGGGTTTTAAGCATTGATGCAGATGAACGACTTGATACCAATGCAATAAAAGCAATCAAACAACTAGATTTAGATAATACTCCTTATGACGCTTTCTCTTTTGCACGAAAAACATATGTTGGAAAAAACTTTATAAAGCTGTGGTATCCAGACCGTGTAACACGTCTGTATAACCGACAAAAGTGCGCTTACTCTACCGCGAAAGGGCATGCAAAAGTAGAGACAGAGAATGTATTTGATTTAGAAGCTGATATGTTGCATTTCTCATATGAAAACTATGTGCATATGATTCGTACCACTGAAAAGTTTATCAAACGTGGAGCAGTGTTGGCATATGAAGATGGTAAACGAGCCAACAAATTTGACCCTATTATTCATGGTATTGGCGCTTTATTTAAAACCTTGATTTTAAAAGGGGGTGCATTTCATGGTATTAATGGATGGAATGTGGCAGTCATTTCGGCATTCAGTTCATACATGAAATACGCAGTGATGTTGGAGATGCAACAAAATGAGCAACAATAAACACATTTTAGAAGTGTGTCTTTCCCCTGACTTAGGTGGATTGGAGCTCTATATGAGCCGTTGTGCCAAAGAACTCTTGGCTACTTTTAACGTGACCAGTGTCATTGCATCTCGCTCTAAACTTTTGGACTATTTTCACAATACCGATTTAGAGTATGAACAACTGAAAAGAAAGAGCAGTTTTTCTATTGTTGCTTCTATGAAATTGGCCAAAATTATTGATAAAAAGGGTATTGACATCATCCATTTACATTGGACAAAAGATATTCCTATTGTGGTCTTTGCCAAACTCTTTTCAAAACGAAAACCTAAAATTGTGCAAACACGACACATGACCATGACGCGGTTTAAAAATGATTTTTACCATAAGTTTTTATATCGACATATCGATACCATTTTGTGCGTG
This genomic window from Candidatus Marinarcus aquaticus contains:
- a CDS encoding Ppx/GppA phosphatase family protein; this translates as MAKITTVIDIGSNSMRMVVFEKSSRFAFHLLNETKSRVKISEGCYENNGNLQPVPMQRAFDSLKSFLQISKSLKSRKILCVATSALRDAPNSKEFLNRVKNELKLNIKIINGEKEAYYGGTAAVNLLHQNEFVTIDIGGGSTEFCFIKEGKIQDSVSLNIGTVRMKELFFTKNDRKGAKEYILKEMDKLFIRNNEVPSTAVGIGGTIRALSKTIMNLTEYPLDVLHGFTYKYEKHQSLFKKIIEAEDTDTLKELSIKKDRFDTICEGTFIFDTILKELEIKRVITSGVGVREGVYLTDLLRTSNYRFPANFNPSVKSLLDRYELNSKQTAYFGNNAAKIFDVLKPMHNLDEKYKVFLIIASKLHSIGNTINFYKSNDNTFDFILNGLSYDFLHTSRVIVAHIIKFSKKTLPKQKDIAAYEELLPSLEDLQWLSFMISLNLSLNQDYSRTKYEYILNSNALIIKADEISYLVQSTLDKIELPSNLELKLL
- the waaC gene encoding lipopolysaccharide heptosyltransferase I, with amino-acid sequence MIQINRLAIVKLSAMGDIIHAMVALQFIKQHYPHIVIDWIVEESFKGVLQNHPHINAVYTLNLKSIKKNRRKIFEEIKKVRSYAKQEYDLVIDAQGLIKSAIVSKLLGKKVAGFSKHSTREGFASFFYNTKIEIAYDKNVIERNAKVLSEPLGFEITTEQLHNKEPFLYFEPSQKVDDLIEKESKTVLFVIGASWPSKMYSKEKFVKIINTIKENCYVIWGSEEEKKIALYIASQSCAKVAPKLSLDELKALISKADLLIGNDTGPTHMAWALNRPSITLFGNTPGYRNTYTTTINRVIESHSVVNPFKLKKDDFSINEIDEEAVITMAKGLLSEDVL
- a CDS encoding lipid A biosynthesis lauroyl acyltransferase, whose protein sequence is MKTYFRYYLYQVLKVLFLITPNFILKYMLIGIAKLASKFNKEHIHIAQVNLDLVYGDTMPQEQKEKIIYASYKSLLFNMYEFIENQSISKEKLLAKASIENEQVILDALKNNRKIIFVTAHYGGWELAIPYVALKYGTLAVVNRKMDNPLINDMYVKARDRNNIIMLEKKVAAKGMLKAFKQGQFVAVAIDQHMKNGVEIEFFGKKVMATDATARLALKFDAVIIPLFAQCNDLRDYTIKVHDALDATKIEFKTDDPIKELTQMQADVIEKQIKQRPEFWFWQHKRWKKYYKDLYKRD
- a CDS encoding diacylglycerol kinase, yielding MNNKPKYHLFKNTQYALSGLVHALKTESSFKLELLCAVFIIAGIILIDASLTQKMILLVTGILVLIVELINSAIENVVDLVTLEKHPLAKAAKDIGSTAVMFSIGLHAACWILVLLWA
- a CDS encoding RIO1 family regulatory kinase/ATPase codes for the protein MLDFGTFMGMTFEKLIKKELEQNSSDIFPLIFEDQKYWVKQARATQSSSLHKFYYFLFPFEVLLPVKAKTAQEALQFETNKLKQFNELGITTPHIAYQDEHVFALEDCGKNINSFIRKRDISKERMYFFIDALLETLAKIHNNGLFHGGAQARNFTFKDDKVYVIDLEDSFEESIDLELLQFRDLLLLLLSLTKTRASFDMDYEYVIEKYIALTNNSSFKMRLKQLASKISWLYCISQIKWVKKLLGRDVKGFFKLIKALKEL
- a CDS encoding LTA synthase family protein produces the protein MKQHNTMMSLILNSFKKLMYAHLFFLVIMSLFRAVFVWYYNPLENISEYTSDVIQAFILGFRLDLTVVGYIQVIPTLLLIALYYIKKERLLQFFNQLFVLYLFVCYVAVSLFLTADFGFYSYFKDHINIIFFGLFDDDTHALMITFWQNYPVVLILSLFVLYVVLIFAVVRKIFKSNNRIIQSFFGLKISFLVFASIFVLNFLAVRGTVGMYPLGKMIPNVSTNEFINKISHNGFRAFTTAYGIRKEYLKRKYDLIEATGFHHNIEKAFEFYSAPQPINKENLLSNITHTTQKVDDKEYNVIVIMVESFGMPILKYQSDEFNILGRLKKHFDEDTLLTNFISAGDGTISSLQSLLLNIPQRPKSFAFSQSIYKQTSFTYSPAFLFNDAGYESTFVYGGDLTWRNLGSFVKYQGYQNIEGKINIYEHLTNKTKSKEEYFHPWGIFDEYLYEHIFNKLKSDKKQFIVALSTNNHPPYNVPNDYERKSLVFNENIKHHLVGDFELAQQRFASYAYAVDQVGAFLDRFKASPYKENTIIAITADNNTIDGIMKYDDNELLNSKNIPLYFYIPESLKKKLQINTEVAGSHKDIFPTLYNMALDNQEYISVGSNLFDASKKHYGFNGSMIVNHENQIEQLQSLETQTKSELLNFYKANLAITQYLIDTYHKEQKGSK
- a CDS encoding glycosyltransferase family 4 protein yields the protein MKIVYISRSIIPSRTANSIHVMKMCNAFASLGHEVTLLAPWTKKLEEKDITDIFEYYGVEKNFELKKLFSPNIKYLKKRIYSLRCLSEVKKINPDIVYGRDDMFAFYLTQKSGYFTLFEKHEPYDGEGFNDFFFTKFMNANRKSAKLVVNSNELRKMYHTRCELSMDSILAANNGTNPIADEKIPEGMTLDTNRVHIGYVGSLFKGRGIDIIIELAKRIPSADFHIIGGKDKDLEFWKSQVSLDNLIFYGFVEPKETYKYRNMCDILLAPYQSDEEGNRSSRYMSPIKLFEYMSSKKAIVCSNFKVVYEALNDECAMLVESSNLQQWEEAVHTLMNDKDKREQLAINAYEKFLKYHTWQARAQKILEYIESNR
- a CDS encoding YrbL family protein, which translates into the protein MIDLDNLTAIGKGTNRTCYAYPQKSDLCIKVTHSNDFSEMIKEIKYYRYLMQRNISWEHISSYHGSIETTKGRGEVFDLIKDFDGEVSKTLSYYLQSDELTKSIINPIPLLKELKEYTLKELVVVKDLNTKNMLYQKVSEHEARLVLIDGVLNNDYLPFTKYIDYFTRKKILRLWNRFENSLPKKYEFNLYFLELLNE
- a CDS encoding glycosyltransferase, coding for MKQNTAIICLSPVNGGMELASVKLARILSSDVNTFFIGKKDGFIASRKEHFENHPITPFYADFSSNFSFSLIKQVRTILIQNKIKNIIFLGASEMKSLYFATLGLDINFIIRQGSKKTTSKKDFLHKLFYSNVKTYVGNCDYMKQNIIDILPIANSAKVTRIYSSLKLQEEVDFKAYTKHLDLIHVGRVHPGKGQFEAIKACEILTQNSIPFTLKFLGDIQDKNYLETMQNYLDDSDIKQNVEFVGYTTKVKEYLQQSDVFIFPSLGEGMSNAIIEALGFGLIPIIYNDTSSPEFKTLGFHIHLTHENTVQELQKELLSVAQNLESEKKMAQENHEKALKIFAPEREKNEYLELLV
- a CDS encoding glycosyltransferase family 2 protein, whose product is MNITANIITLNEENNIEEVIKSVQTVCDEVLVVDSLSSDKTCEIAERLGAKVIHQAYLGDGPQKAFGAPFAKNDWVLSIDADERLDTNAIKAIKQLDLDNTPYDAFSFARKTYVGKNFIKLWYPDRVTRLYNRQKCAYSTAKGHAKVETENVFDLEADMLHFSYENYVHMIRTTEKFIKRGAVLAYEDGKRANKFDPIIHGIGALFKTLILKGGAFHGINGWNVAVISAFSSYMKYAVMLEMQQNEQQ